One Drosophila santomea strain STO CAGO 1482 chromosome X, Prin_Dsan_1.1, whole genome shotgun sequence DNA segment encodes these proteins:
- the LOC120457142 gene encoding mucin-21: protein MFTNWLTGSSNSSTPAIRSSVAGIVGAVGSGTASGVSASALVMSSPPDVILEVGPAPTNVRFVAHSLVLGMHSGYLRSAIRLDEATATATAASASASASASAAAGASAAAGASAAAGSCNAAGSAATTATGELLLYLGNVTADQFAPLLTYMYTGYLDLTVDNIFAVLLATHVLHMPRALEICRSFLARAQTEGYLNGNPAQLCPVPSIPAKVIRPIPSKATMPNFGFLPMPQGAPSAHPSAHPTAHPTAHSTAHPSAHPTAPTPTLSSFGANSSHLEHHESTSLLDDANAVDEDEDVEVFIDSNTMTDNEADLEPDVDMDCNVSVVSSLDSLNIERLDVKPPTPTATARATATTLPPMVATATAAVAATKAKSQSVPSKGVSSRRDSHAKVSRTKSNASSSRSRKSSGLQVARAPIPAAQLDLTPNATPITPTKFIIDVASCDGPVRFRRILNTAYGHKPVEAMDATNTAAPAASTSMAVEQHRSQQSVSYSFHQQMARAISSQQRQLSHQQLEESENSGDATPPATLGGSKQPRATASATSVGTRKSQATGAATGAATGNATATSGNQELYVCVYCKHTFKSQYCYQKHAKRHLNPLTLTTTTTTTTTTEKKLLAEPAAASMASSSEMDHTSLAQSGATNAVVANGATATAAAAAAAAGGGGGGGTAATAALLRREVRPLDMNVQYYPCKTCGSKFPSYYFVHKHRKMCHADEIEATATSNTSNTSNTSNNSHNSSSNTSSNSNTSSSNTSNSSNNNNKREDQQTQQQH, encoded by the exons ATGTTCACCAATTGGCTGactggcagcagcaacagcagcacgcCGGCAATTCGGTCGTCGGTAGCGGGCATCGTTGGTGCGGTGGGCAGTGGGACAGCCAGTGGAGTTAGTGCCTCCGCTTTGGTCATGAGCTCGCCGCCGGATGTCATCCTGGAGGTGGGTCCGGCGCCCACCAATGTCCGCTTCGTGGCCCACTCCCTGGTGCTGGGCATGCACAGTGGCTACCTGCGTTCCGCCATTCGTTTGGATGAGGCAACCGCAACCGCAACTGCCGCCTCTGCctctgcatctgcatctgcatccgcagcagcaggtgcatcagcagcagcgggCGCATCCGCAGCAGCTGGCAGTTGCAACGCAGCAGGAAGCGCAGCAACGACGGCAACGGGCGAACTGCTGCTGTATCTCGGCAATGTGACCGCCGATCAGTTTGCACCGCTGCTCACCTACATGTACACCGGCTATCTGGACTTGACCGTGGACAACATCTTTGCCGTGCTGCTGGCCACCCATGTGCTGCACATGCCACGTGCTCTGGAAATCTGCCG CTCATTTTTGGCGCGCGCCCAAACGGAGGGCTATTTGAACGGCAATCCCGCCCAGCTGTGTCCAGTGCCCAGCATTCCCGCCAAGGTCATCCGCCCGATACCCAGCAAGGCCACCATGCCCAACTTCGGCTTTCTGCCCATGCCACAAGGTGCTCCAAGTGCTCATCCAAGTGCTCATCCCACTGCTCATCCCACTGCTCATTCAACTGCTCATCCAAGTGCTCATCCCACTGCTCCAACTCCCACTCTCAGTTCCTTTGGCGCCAACTCATCGCACCTGGAGCACCACGAGTCCACGTCGCTGCTGGATGATGCCAACGCTgtggacgaggacgaggatgtgGAGGTGTTCATCGACAGCAACACGATGACGGATAACGAGGCGGATCTCGAACCGGACGTGGACATGGACTGCAATGTGTCGGTGGTAAGTTCGCTGGACAGCCTGAACATCGAGCGTCTGGATGTGAAGCCACCCACgccaactgcaacagcaagagcaacagcaacaacctTGCCACCAATGGTGGCCACTGCTactgcagctgttgctgccaccAAAGCCAAGTCGCAAAGTGTGCCGTCGAAAGGTGTCAGCTCCAGGCGGGATTCGCATGCGAAGGTCAGTAGAACGAAATCGAATGCGTCCAGCAGCAGATCCCGGAAATCCAGTGGCCTGCAGGTGGCCAGGGCACCGATTCCAGCTGCCCAATTGGATTTGACACCCAATGCCACACCCATAACGCCCACGAAATTCATCATCGATGTGGCCAGTTGCGATGGACCGGTGCGTTTTCGTCGCATCTTGAACACGGCCTACGGCCACAAGCCGGTGGAGGCGATGGATGCGACGAACACGGCTGCTCCAgctgcatccacatccatggCGGTGGAGCAACATCGCAGCCAGCAGAGTGTCAGCTATTCGTTTCACCAGCAAATGGCCCGTGCCATCAGCAGTCAGCAGCGGCAGCTGAGTCaccagcagctggaggagagCGAGAACAGTGGCGATGCCACACCACCAGCGACGCTGGGTGGCAGCAAGCAGCCACGTGCCACTGCATCTGCCACATCTGTGGGCACTAGAAAGTCACAGGCAACTGGAGCTGCAACTGGAGCTGCAACTggaaatgcaactgcaaccaGTGGCAATCAGGAGCTGTATGTGTGCGTCTATTGCAAGCACACCTTCAAGTCGCAGTACTGCTATCAAAAGCACGCCAAGCGACACCTCAACCCCCTGACAttgaccaccaccaccaccaccaccaccaccacggaGAAGAAACTGCTGGCGGAACCGGCCGCCGCTTCCATGGCCAGCAGCTCGGAAATGGATCACACATCGTTGGCTCAGAGTGGCGCCACAAACGCAGTTGTTGCAAAtggtgcaacagcaacagcagctgcagcagcagcagcagcaggaggaggaggaggaggaggaacagcagcaacagcagcattgTTGCGACGAGAGGTGCGACCGCTGGACATGAATGTGCAGTATTATCCATGCAAAACGTGCGGCAGCAAGTTTCCCAGCTACTATTTCGTGCACAAGCATCGCAAGATGTGCCATGCGGATGAGATTGAGGCGACTGCCACCAGCAACACGAGCAACACAAGCAACACGAGCAACAATAGCCacaatagcagcagcaacacgagcagcaacagcaacacaagcagcagcaacaccagcaacagcagcaacaacaacaacaaacgcGAGGATCAGCagacacagcagcaacattag